The following is a genomic window from Hypanus sabinus isolate sHypSab1 unplaced genomic scaffold, sHypSab1.hap1 scaffold_1872, whole genome shotgun sequence.
gcatgttggctttcagaccacaccttgagtattgtgttcagttttggtctccaaatttgaggaaggacattcttgctattgagggagtgcagcataggttcatgaggttgattcctaggatggcggaactgtcatatgttgaaagattggagcgactgggcttgtatacactggaatttagaaggatgagaagggatctgattggaacatataagattattaagggattggacacgctagaggcaggaaacatgttcctgatgttgggggagtccagaaccagaggtcacagtttaagagtaaggggtaggccatttagagttgaggaaaagctttttcacccagagaattgtggatctatggaatgctctgcctcagaagggagtggaggccaattctctggatgctttcaagaaagagttagatagagctcttaaagatagcggagtcaagggatctggggagaaggcaggaaccaattactgattgtggatgatcagccatgatcacattgaatggcggtgctgactcaaagggccgaatggcctactcctgcacctattgtctattgtctaaatctcTCAGGTTTGttttgataggctcagggattGCGTGTCACTTGTATTATTGAAGCAGACACCCAATCGGCACTAATGGCGGGattctagttttgagaatgttgtgTCTTGTGGGGTCGCTCAGCCGAGCCTCTGATGCTCTATTGGAATTATTGTGAATAAAATCTGGTCACCATTGGCATCTGATTTCCATTCACAACTTGGGTTCCGATATTGCCAGCGTGCATCATGACATGTCTGGCTATGCGATTGATGGAGATTATTAGAAGAAGCAAGTGAATATCATTCATTGCCTCCATTCTCAAGTGGCCCTTGATTCATTCCTATCTGTTCCTGAAATTAATACAATTCATTTGTAAGGTGCAATAACAATATCCCCACAGAAACAATCAGTACTTAGACAGAGTCGGATAGACAGGAaaatacacacagtgaaatggaGTATCAgagagtcacagagcacagaCACAAGCCCTGTGGACCAACTAGTCCAGGTCGAGCAAGACGCCCACCCAAACTAGTCAGCTAGTTCCATTAGCCGGCATTTAACGCATATCCCTACAAATCTATCcatctgtgtgtctctgtcttttaaaagttgttaatgTTCCTGCCTTATCCATTCTCGTTGGCAGCATATTCCATAAAtggaccactctctgggtgaaaaaatagCTTCTTGGGTCCCTACTAAATCTCTCTCCTCGAACGTACCTGTGCCCTGTAATTATGGACTCCCTATCCCTGGGATAAGTGCCAGCCAGTAGTGCAGTGGCATCAACACCAGACATGCATTGGTGTGATGCAAATACAGTAGGTGTgtactcctttcctttcttccatggtccaaacTCCTCTCCTTTCAAGCTCCTTTTTCTCcacccctttccctcttccatcgatcaccacccagcttctcacttcgcaccatcgcccccacccccaaccttttcccttacctggcttcacctatcgcctaTCAGCTTGGactttccctcctccttcccatcttcttattcccccttcctttccagtgctgatgaaggaatCTTAACCCATAactttaactgtttattcctttccatggatgctctttgacctgctaagttcctccagcattttgctgtgttgctctagatttctagcatctacgaTTCTAGTGTGTGGTGCGTGATGTTATTAACTGTATCCAATATTCCCCCGATATGTGTCCATAAGATTATTAGCCCAGCCTGAAAGCACACTCTGGGTATATTCAGTCTACCATTGACATTCTAAATTCATAATAAACCAGCATTAgatcttaaattttaaaaaaacctacAACATTGAACTAAAGGATTAATTACCTGTGGTGTTCCTTCATTGTTTCATTCACTGCTTGAACTGCTACCTCCTAAATTGAAATAAAATGTCTTTTAGTCCTTTAGTCATTTATACTATTAAACGATTTATAACTGCCTGCGATTTATTGTTGTGCTTTTGTCCATTGGCAAGTGTCTTCCATTGTTATTTGAACAGTCAAAGCTGATGGTATATCTAGCTAACAGGCATAAGGAAGGTGCAGGTCCTGACAGTGGAAATGacaaaacattcaaaaatctTAACACTTCACCTACCAGGTCCTGCACAGGATTTTGAGGAGAATTTGTTTTTCATTAGAAATCTGGTACAGTGGCTGGACGGAATCTCTTGGAATTGGAGAGGAGTCAGGACACCATCTCCTACCCAAACACTGGTGGAAGTGGGAAGATCTCTCTTTGCGTTACATGTCTGGCCTCTGTGCATGAAACTCCCTCAGAGGAACAAAAAAAGTCGTATCCTGTGGATTTCTGGGAATTATTTTATGCATCTGTGTTCTCAAATGTTAATCATTAGTGGATATTTTTGCATCCATGGTTTAAAAATTTTCGAACAGTTAGAATTCATAAGCATTTAATACCTGGGGTCTCTGATACCATGGACGAGGCACAACTCAATCACACCACTGGCCCCATCGCACAAACCTGCACTTGCCCCAGGATGTGCTGAAGATGGAATACGTGCTTCTGTTTACTTAACGTCCTGTTCCCTGAACTCTACATCCCTCCCATCCTCCTATTGAGGCTTCCAGAATTCCAAACATGAACTTCCACCACTCACCCCCTCCTGTCTGACTAATGAgatcaagtttactgtcatctgCTCAAGTACattgaggtacaggtacaatgaaaacatTACTCAAAGGCACACACGTACAAACACACAGAATGTAGATAATAAACTGTACAagagtgaagagagagagagagagagagagagagagagaccaccaAAATGTCCTAgagcaaagggaattgggaatactggcccataattcattgaaagtggttagacagagtcataaagaaagcatttggcacattgttgtttgtaaatcaaagtactgagtacagaagatgggatgttatgttaaacctgatgaggcctaatttggagtattgtggctGTTTTGACACCTACCTGCAGGACAGATGTAAACAAGCCTGAATTAATACAgataaattttacaaggatgttactgggtctGGAGAACCAGTGTTATAAGgaatgattgaataggttagaacttttattccttggaacatagaagattaagaGGATATTTGAtttaagtatacaaaattatgatgggtatagataaggtaaatgcaagcaggctttttccactgaggttgggtgggactacaaacaAAGGTTGtaggttaaagatgaaaggtaaaaaatttaaggggaccatgaggggaaacttcttcactcagagggttgtgagagtgtgaaatgagctgccagcacaagtggtgtatgcaagctcgatttcaacgtttaagagaagtttggatcagtacatgaatggtagggaTATTGAGGTCTATGGGACTGGTGCAGTTCGATGGGAGTCGGCaggttaaatggttcagcatggaccaaatgggccaaagggcctgtttctgggctgtactttATTTTTTTACTTCTAATGGGATTGAGAGCGATAAGAAATCAgcctgatggaatggtggagtagacttgatgggccagatagcccaattctgctcatatgtcttatgatcttgtggTTTTAACCCAGACACCAAAAGACAAAGGTCCCACGACTGACCTCTGTGGACCAGGAAACATCTCAAATCATATCCCAGCTGTAACAGGTCTACCTGAGATAATGCTCCATTCCGTTGTTGCACCGAATTACAACCCGTCCCACACAGAACACCAGGCATTTGGCCCGCAGTGTAAACAATGGTAATGTGTGATATGAAGGAACAGAACTGAGTCATTTCTAACTAAATACTGCTAGAGCTAGACATAGAGGCAACCTGTTACACAGCAACATACTCTTTTTGTCAAATATGCTTAGCTCTTCAATACTTACTCTTCCATACTATTAAAAATGAAAAGAAGATTATCGCAGCAACTATGATCAATGGGGCCACCGTGCTCCAGGTTAGATATGACACATGACAGCCTTGATCTGAAAAAGTGAAAATTGAATTGTGCAAAATCACAATGAGATTCTCAGCATGAGAAATTTAAcagtattattattattggtttattattgtcaagtgTATTTACATACCCATCGTCCTGACTCCAGAACTTAgttccttgactaataaaggtgAGCATGTCGTATACCTTCCCTACAAGCCTCATCAACTTGTGCAAACACTTACAGGGAGCTTTGGACTTGGCCCGAAGAACCCCTGTACTtctgcaggcaaatgggactagtgtAGATGGGCAAAAGGTCAGCATGGACCTAGTGGgctgtgttacgtaccccataactgggttaaCAGACTAGCAGAAATGGAAGGATACGTTGGAgcctggtggtactgtaactaaaggtgtttattagtaaacaaGTCAATACAGTATCAATAacacaaatatacatataaaacaggttagcaataataaacatataAGTGTAGAAATAATAACCAataataagaaacaagctctatcaatgtctaggggtaaacaAATTGTCATAGacgaatataaagttcagttcagttcgtgctgaggtagttgttgttgtgttgcaattgttggagagagagagagcgagctaGCAAGAGATCGAGAACTGCAgtaggcaaaccttctgttgtcttcttATTCCATTGTACTGTTGTGGTTATTCGGTTATGACCCTCCCGTTCTCGGCTAGACCGTCCTTCCATGGTGGAcgcgtcactctggcatgagtggacacgcacacaagcccccaccggccctgccatcacactgtgagctttgtgactGATCTTCTGATTTAGTCCTCAAAggccccaccttcctgtgggtgcacaacactctttcagtgtctgaggggtgtctccccagacccatcttttatccccactgacggggtatcaaccatccatcaactcaatatGTCTATGTCCATCTAACTAGGCCTTCCTGCTGTCTCctcaggaatgttaacgagcaaagaaacGTCCTTGTAgcgaaaggtaaataatcagtgaagaagccataatacataaatcatccctctctctctctctctcatctgtagcagatgtctctacctctgttcttcatctctctctctctcattagcagcatagttcctgggggggggggttaactctggaccccattttcatcaggtctgttcagcactcataacagctgaagggcctgttttacgTTGCACATGTGTGCAATCGGAGGGGAGATCCTTACCTTGAACCAAGCAGCTGAAGAGCTGCACCTGTATTTACTGTGTTTCTGACAGCATTCTCCCTTTCTCtcgttttccattccccattctggttgccCTCTAACTACTTCCCatcagcccatcacctcccactggtgtgccctccccttccctttcttccattgtccactgtcctctccatcATATTCCTTCATCTTCACACCTTCCAGTCCACCATgtgcaaagccctccccactattaagCACACCTACACAGAGCGCTGTcgtaggaaagtagcatccatcatcaggaccccACCATCGAGGTCATGCTTCCTTCTCAggagaagcctcaggactcacacctccaggttcaggaacagttattacccctcaatcatcaggccccatcactgaaatgctcccacaatttATGGCCTCACTTTCcacgactcttcatctcatgttcttgttatttattgcatgtttctttatttattattatttcattttgtgttgccacagatgttgtcttttgcacaccggttGTCTGACCTGTGGGTGCGATCTTCCACtgattctactatggttattATATTTATTGAGCGTGTCCACAGAAAATAAAtcacagggttgtacatggtgacatatatgtactctgataataaataaatttactttgaactttgaaatatcacctctcagcttcttacttaatCCCATCTCCTCCACCTGCCCCCTCAGCTGCATTCACCTGCCTGTTTATACTTTctccccaccctcctctccttctgtcccttcctttccagtcatggtGAAGGCTTTtggactgaaatgtcaactgtttatttccctctatagatgccgcctgaatTTCTGACTTTCTCCAGCATCTTACGTGTGTTGCGTAAGACTTccagtctgcagaatctctgtgttTATGACTATCTACTTGTAATCCACTTGCTACTGACAATAACCATTATAATCAACGGACCAAACCCCCATTCCTAGGTCTGATGAGCATCATCTGCCTTTATCTCTTTTAATCAGACACAGTCAGAGTTCTTTTTGTTACTCTCCTCTTTCAGTCCTAATCAGTGGCCTTGCCTGCCTCAATCTGATGGAGGGATTAAATAGATAAATGAGATCACTTAAATTCTCCCCAAGTCTCAGTCAGCCTTTCATTCAGCTGTTTACAGTGGAGACTTCTCAAAGCTGAACACAATCCATAGAATTAAAACAAAAGGCACCGAGGGGCTGTTGGTAAACTCACTGCTTTGCTGAATCTCCTCAGTGAGGATGACAATGGAAATGGCGATCACAATGACGGAACTCATGACGCCACAGAAGTCAATCGAAGCGCGTAAACCTGGTAAGTGTGAACCGTGGATTGGATTAGGACAGTTTCAACATTCACAATGGGATATTTTTCTGATAAATCATCTTCTATTTACCTGTGCAGTCTAAGAACTTTCCGATACACTGGCAGCCCTGATTCCAAATGGTGATGGTCAGGCACACATTCAAAGGCAGCAGGGCAACCACAATGAACAGGGTAACCACAGATGCAGAGGCAGCTCCTAGAGTTATCACCCACAATAAATGAAGGGATGTTAAGTGAACATAATGTTTTATTACCATTCAGCAACTCACTCATAGTTCATACATGTCAGCTCTGcttgtgtctgacactgggacaGTTTAGTCCAAGTTCCTTTATAAATTGGTGAAGGACCTTCTAAGAACACAACTCTAAAGCACAAGCAGGTTCGTTAATCTCTGAATCTGCTCAGAATGGACTGAACACAGGTCTGATCCAGAATTGACTCCATTCATGCACATCTTCCACTTTCTTCATACCTTTACTCCAATACCCGCTAATCTCCATTGAATGCAAACACCAGATCTTTTATCCAGTTTTCcttccagcatctcttgttttCATTCCCTTCACTCTGAACGTCAGCTGTTTTTACCGACTCTGTTCATCTGGTATAAGACTCACAAACTAATAGAAATACTTGCTCCCCAACTATGCCACCAGTTTCCATGAAGTATTCAGAACTTTGCAGAGAGACATttataggatgcagaaatgggctgagaagtggcagatggagttcaacctggagaagtgtgaggtgatacacattggaaggacaaactccaaggcagagtacaaagtaaatggcaggatacttgggagtgtggaggagcagagggatctgggggtacatgtccacagatccctgaaagttgcctcacaggtagatagggtagttaaaaaagcttatggagtgttagactttcataagtcgagggatagcgtTTAAGGGtcgcagggtaatgatgcagctctgtaaaactctggttaggcgacacttggagtactgtgtccatttctggtcgcctcagtataggaaggatgtggaagcattggaaagggtacagaggtgaattaccaggatgctgcctggtttagagagcatgcattatgctcagagattaagggagctagggctttattttCCGgagaggaagatgagaggagacatgatagaggtatacaaggcattaagaggaatagacagagtggacagccagcaccttttccccagggcaccactgctcagtacaagaggacatggctttaaggtaaggggaggaaagttcaagggggatattagaggaaggttttttgctcagagagtggttggtgtgtggaatgcactgcctgagtcagtggtggaggcagatacacaagtTAAGTttcagagactactagacaggtatatggaggaatttaggtGGAAGGTTATATGGGGGGAGGGGCAGGATtgaatggtcagcacaacattgtgggctgaatggcctgtactgtactgtattgttctttgAAATATCCCCAATTCTAAAAACTTCTAGCCACAGCCCTTATCTGTGCAGTCTCTGGTCATAATTTGACCCTTTGAACCGAGCTATTATTTTGaccatttattttgtatttcctaATTTATGGCCTGCAGAAACACTAGTCCTTCAAATATGAATCATAATAAAAATcttgtttaatatcaccagtatatgtcatgaaatttgttaattttacagcagcagtacaatgcaatacataatagagaaaaatgttgaattacagtaaatatatatacatacacagtcTAACTATATGTGAGtgtgtatattatatatatatattaaatagttaaataactagtgtaaaaataaaaacaaaaagtagTGAGTCGGGTGTCCTGAacgatggatgctgtctttttgaggcaccgttccttgaagatctaggagtccttgttcatcagtcactgaaagtgaatgagcaagtgcagcaggcagtaaagaaggctaatggaatgttggcctttattacaaagggaattgagtacaagagcaaggaaatcctcttgcatttgtacagagccctggtgagaccacacctggagtattgtgtacagttttggtctccagggttaaggaaggacattctggctgtagaggaagtacagcgtagattcacgaggttaattcctgggatgtctggactgtcttacgcagagaggttagagagactgggcttgtacacgctggaattaagcagattgagaggggatctgattgaaacatataagattattaagggattggacaagatagaggcaggaagtatgttccagatgctgggagagtccagtaccagagggcatggtttgagaataagaggtaggtcatttaggacagatttaaggaaaaacttcttctcccagagagttgtgggggtctggaatgcactgcctcggaaggtagtggaggccaattctctggatgctttcaggaaggagctagataggtatcttatggataggggaatcaagggatatggggacaaggcaggaaccgggtattgatagtagttgatcagccatgatcttaaaatggcggtgcaggctcgaagggccaaatggtctacttctgcacctattgtctattgtctaatgatgtcctggatactatggaggctggtgtccatgatggagaaGACTAATTAGTCAGTTCCATGACTAAATAGCTCCACATGTAACTGTTCCATAACTCTTACTCCATACCAAGGGAAAGGGTCAAGGTGAGAGAGTGGGGCAGATATGAAAGGTGAACCATGATCTTgctgaatggtgaagtggggatgGGGATCAAACTAGCTTGTTCACCTTGACGAATGATATTAATTGATTCAGTAATggattctttccctccaccaataGGTTTTTGATTGATCAAAAAACCCACAAACACTTGCTCATAATTCCTCTTATGCTCTTTTTTGTTTTGTAATCGTtaagtctacatccctctgcaccctctttagaTTCTGtgaattggagcctccataccaggttgtgatgagACCAGTCAGAATTCTCTGTAGGAATTTGTTAAGAGTCTTTGGAGACATacgaaatctcctcaaacttctaatgtaGTGGAACCACCACCAAgtcttctttataattgttgggcccagaataggcCGTCTGAGACATTGACGTGCAGGAACATGTTTACAGGCTTGCCTATCACATAGACAGCCATGATGCAATGACCATGGTTGACCTTGACCAGTGGAGGTCTGTCAACATCAAAATATCAAGACATACAGAGAAATGTAGGGTTttcatcaacgaccaacacattCCGAGGATTGTGCCGGGGCAGACGGCCAGCGTCACCTTGcatccagcgccaacatagcacacCCTCAACTTACTAGCCTGTGTGTCTTTGCAGtgagggaggaaacaggagcacctggaggaaacccacgtggtcagagggagaatatacaaactccttgaaCTCAGATAACAACTACAACACCATGCCATCCATGAGCCATATCGCTCCATTCCCTGTGTCTAAAAGCCTTTGGAATGTCACTGCTTCCACCCCCATCCCGGGCAGCCCACCGCTGGGTGAAAAACATGTCCCCCACAtcacctttaaactttccccctctctccttaaaGTGATAGCACCTAGTATTCAACATTTCTACCCAAAGAAAGAGATTTTGCCTAAACATACCACGTCACCCATAACTTTAATGAGACCAATACACTCTGTGATGGAGAGGGCACACAGCCTTCTCCCGCCCCCCTTGCCTGAAATGATCAGGTTCACATGAATAacaaatattatttttgcacatacCTTTTATTGCAATCCAGGAAATGAGGGCAATGGAAATAACAAGAAGAGACAGTGTGTTACAGATAAATAGGAGCAAAAACAAGTATTTGAACTGCCTCAGTGAACCTGTGGAGAAAATAAGACAGATGTTAAGATACTTGGAACCCTCCATACTCCACTGTAAGAGACTGGATACGCCACAGGTTGTTTAACCATGAAGCGTAGGGGACAGAGGGGTGGTCTAGAGGTTTTCAAGATCATGAAGGTCATTAACAAGATGAATAGTCTCCCTCTTTTTCCAGGGTAGGGGAGCCTAAAACTAGAAGGCagaggtttaagatgagaaggcAGATCTAAAGGGGGTTAGAGAAGGATCTTGTTTGACACTGGGGGTCGTGGGTACATGGAACTTGAGAAAAGATTAGGTTccagtacaattacaacatttaaacagATAGGTTACGAAAGGAGGGATAAAGGCCAAATACATACTGGTTAGAATGGAGCAGTTTTCCCTGCAGTGAAGGATGGATGAACATATGGAGCTTTATATGTGAGGGGCATTGATAAGATGTATTGTCACACTtgttctcatttttctgaatttttATAATTACTTTCAACAGGGCTTTGGGAATGCAATGAAATTCCCACCATCACACTAAATTTTTCAAATTAGATCAGATTAACTTACCATGGATTTATGAGAGCAGAGATTTGACACCTACCTCTTTCCTTTTCCCTCCTAAAGAaacacaggagcagcagaccaaaAAATGACACAACGGAGAATACTATTCCGATAATTGATGTGACCACAATGCTAGTCTCCACCAGAGGAAGACCTGCCAACAGAAAGGTTCCACATTAGAGTAACAAAGGGATTCTCAGAGAAAATGACCAACTTCTTATTGTCACAACCACCTGTTCAATTGAAGTCCTTGTATTTGGTTAAACCAACACAGGACATGCATTGTGTATAAGTTGATGAAagatattgattgtgtggatagccagaggcttttttcccagggttgaaatggctaacaaatgggggcataattttaaagtgcttggaaatgggtattgagaggatgtcaggggtaagtttttcacacagagagtggtggatgcgtggaatgcactagggatggtggtagaggcagatacattagggtctgttaagagacaaatggagcttagaaaaatagagggctatgcagttggGAAATAGTagccagtttctagagtaggttacatagtcagcacagcattgcgggccgaaaggcctgtaatgtgccgtagatttctatatttctaatttTTCTTAATAAATTCATTTTCAATCTGGACACATCCAAAAAGGGCAACATTAATTACCCATCCCTCATTGCCTGTCAGAAGGTGGTGATAAGCTGTCATCCTGAAACACTGCAGTACTTTTGGTGAAGGTGTTTCCACAGTGCCAGGACTGAGATCTGTTAGCAATGAAGAAGAACATAGACCAGTCCAGGAAAAGACActggcccatgatgttatgcaGAACTAACTAAGCTAATAATTAAATGATtaactaaactaattccttctgtgTACACCATGTTCACATAGGTCTATTCTCCATCCAATTCTTTGTACCTGTCAAAGactcttttaaattcctcatccCTTCCTCGCTGACCATCAATACAGATGCACTTTAGAGTTGCacgtttagcccactgctccagtcTCTACACACTCTTGATTGAGTGGCTAGCTACAGCTCTAACACCATgcataaatttgccgatgacatcaCCGTAGTTGAGAGAATTTCAGATGGCGATGAGAGAGTGTACGTCAGATAGATCAGCTGgactgagtggtgttgcagcagagAACCTTGCACTTAATGTCCGTAAGGAGAAGCCCGGAGAACATATTGAGGAGTTAGCAGTGGAAAtggtgagtagcttcaagttcctggatgtcagccTCTcagatgatctatcctgggccctatGTATTAAGTCAAACATGAAGAATGCACACCAATGCCAatgcttcattaggaatttgaggatgtTTCATATGTCACTAAATATGAGGGTTTTTTACAGCTATatggtggaaagcattctgacaatgattgcatcactgtctggcacagAGGTTTAAACACACAGGAACAAAAGAGGCTACAGAGGTTGTAggttcaaccagctccatcataggcagatccttcccaccatcaaggacatcctcaACAGGCAGAATGATctgccaggatactgcctggattagagagcatgacttttgaggataggttgagcaagctggggcttttctctctggtgtgaaggaagatgagatgtGACTtaacagaggtgtacaaggtaacaGGCATAGATCAtgttccagggcagaaatggccaatGTGTCGGGGCATTACTTTGATGTAATTGGAGGATAGTATTG
Proteins encoded in this region:
- the LOC132387452 gene encoding uncharacterized protein LOC132387452 yields the protein MVNRLQAGDQGDYSFTMDSRLLKVISVLVFEKLSKLSIRNNGSSLHSTIQLNCTVDGDSLSYQWRKDGRELSQDQLLDGNKSLVIPSASRSDCGTYTCDVTNPVSSVQANYSLTIHGLPLVETSIVVTSIIGIVFSVVSFFGLLLLCFFRREKERGSLRQFKYLFLLLFICNTLSLLVISIALISWIAIKGAASASVVTLFIVVALLPLNVCLTITIWNQGCQCIGKFLDCTGLRASIDFCGVMSSVIVIAISIVILTEEIQQSNQGCHVSYLTWSTVAPLIIVAAIIFFSFLIVWKRGSSSSSE